A stretch of the Marasmius oreades isolate 03SP1 chromosome 8, whole genome shotgun sequence genome encodes the following:
- a CDS encoding uncharacterized protein (CAZy:GT15) yields the protein MLLPPSRVHQAILALYNVENRFNRRLKYPYVLFMTEDELAAVSNEDKKKIDWITEGRAKFATVTKESWDIPSHLDKSLVQHSLESIGFSTGYRQMCRFYSGFFWRNPAIANYEWLWRLDTDIEFHCDIPYDPVQRLIDSNKLYGFIQISPDADFVQPSLASNASYFLSTHSHIIPPNANLGFVWSGQSGIKKALQGQASNPEWTRMCMYNNFEISHRSVWESEVYTKFFDYLEQEGGFFYERWSDSPVHSLGLAMSLRKDQVMQFTDMGYQHQGWGYECPQQLDRCTCLREGPAKGFHDNAERWFNATELQADSWGT from the exons ATGCTCCTCCCACCCTCTCGGGTTCACCAAGCCATCTTAGCCCTTTATAATGTCGAAAACAGATTCAACCGCCGTCTCAAATACCCTTACGTTCTCTTCATGACCGAGGATGAGTTGGCAGCCGTCAGCAACGAAGATAAGAAAAAGATTGATTGGATCACAGAGGGCCGCGCCAAATTCGCGACCGTCACAAAAGAATCCTGGGACATACCTTCTCACCTCGACAAATCCCTTGTCCAACATTCCCTCGAAAGCATCGGTTTCTCAACGGGTTATAGACAAATGTGTCGTTTCTACTCTGGCTTCTTTTGGCGTAATCCTGCCATCGCAAATTACGAGTGGCTTTGGAGGTTGGATACTGACATAGAATTTCATTGTGATATC CCCTATGACCCAGTCCAACGCCTCATCGATTCCAACAAACTCTACGGTTTCATCCAAATCTCCCCTGACGCAGACTTTGTCCAACCCAGCCTCGCATCCAACGCCTCCTACTTCCTCTCCACCCATTCCCATATCATCCCACCCAACGCCAATCTCGGTTTCGTCTGGTCCGGTCAATCAGGCATTAAAAAAGCCTTGCAAGGTCAAGCTTCCAACCCCGAATGGACACGAATGTGCATGTACAACAACTTCGAAATATCTCACAGATCCGTTTGGGAAAGCGAAGTTTACACAAAATTTTTCGATTATCTGGAGCAAGAGGGCGGTTTCTTCTATGAACGATGGTCCGATTCGCCTGTACATTCATTGGGCCTTGCCATGTCCTTGAGGAAGGATCAGGTCATGCAGTTTACCGATATGGGTTATCAGCATCAAGGATGGGGCTATGAGTGTCCTCAGCAGCTTGATAGGTGCACATGTTTGAGGGAGGGCCCAGCAAAGGGCTTTCATGATAATGCAGAGCGTTGGTTTAATGCGACCGAG
- a CDS encoding uncharacterized protein (CAZy:GT15) → MPPSRSKLILCSLLVFAVLLLIFPSHKAYVSYTTSQLSPSSSTIKPNAVIFMLLPPSRVHQAILALYNVENRFNRRLKYPYVLFMTEDELAAVSNEDKKKIDWITEGRAKFATVTKESWDIPSHLDKSLVQHSLESIGFSTGYRQMCRFYSGFFWRNPAIANYEWLWRLDTDIEFHCDIPYDPVQRLIDSNKLYGFIQISPDADFVQPSLASNASYFLSTHSHIIPPNANLGFVWSGQSGIKKALQGQASNPEWTRMCMYNNFEISHRSVWESEVYTKFFDYLEQEGGFFYERWSDSPVHSLGLAMSLRKDQVMQFTDMGYQHQGWGYECPQQLDRCTCLREGPAKGFHDNAERWFNATELQADSWGT, encoded by the exons ATGCCCCCCTCTCGCTCAAAACTAATCCTCTGCTCACTCCTAGTCTTCGCCgttctcctcctcatctttcCCTCTCACAAAGCCTACGTTTCTTACACCACCTCTCAATTGTCGCCCTCATCCTCCACCATAAAACCGAATGCAGTAATCTTCATGCTCCTCCCACCCTCTCGGGTTCACCAAGCCATCTTAGCCCTTTATAATGTCGAAAACAGATTCAACCGCCGTCTCAAATACCCTTACGTTCTCTTCATGACCGAGGATGAGTTGGCAGCCGTCAGCAACGAAGATAAGAAAAAGATTGATTGGATCACAGAGGGCCGCGCCAAATTCGCGACCGTCACAAAAGAATCCTGGGACATACCTTCTCACCTCGACAAATCCCTTGTCCAACATTCCCTCGAAAGCATCGGTTTCTCAACGGGTTATAGACAAATGTGTCGTTTCTACTCTGGCTTCTTTTGGCGTAATCCTGCCATCGCAAATTACGAGTGGCTTTGGAGGTTGGATACTGACATAGAATTTCATTGTGATATC CCCTATGACCCAGTCCAACGCCTCATCGATTCCAACAAACTCTACGGTTTCATCCAAATCTCCCCTGACGCAGACTTTGTCCAACCCAGCCTCGCATCCAACGCCTCCTACTTCCTCTCCACCCATTCCCATATCATCCCACCCAACGCCAATCTCGGTTTCGTCTGGTCCGGTCAATCAGGCATTAAAAAAGCCTTGCAAGGTCAAGCTTCCAACCCCGAATGGACACGAATGTGCATGTACAACAACTTCGAAATATCTCACAGATCCGTTTGGGAAAGCGAAGTTTACACAAAATTTTTCGATTATCTGGAGCAAGAGGGCGGTTTCTTCTATGAACGATGGTCCGATTCGCCTGTACATTCATTGGGCCTTGCCATGTCCTTGAGGAAGGATCAGGTCATGCAGTTTACCGATATGGGTTATCAGCATCAAGGATGGGGCTATGAGTGTCCTCAGCAGCTTGATAGGTGCACATGTTTGAGGGAGGGCCCAGCAAAGGGCTTTCATGATAATGCAGAGCGTTGGTTTAATGCGACCGAG